The following nucleotide sequence is from Hirundo rustica isolate bHirRus1 chromosome 7, bHirRus1.pri.v3, whole genome shotgun sequence.
TTGGAAGTTCAGAAAACTGCCTCTTGTCTTGCCAAGTACACATGCTGTATATTTGAGAGTTCTCCAGTAAACTTGATGCCTTCCATTCATTTATTTCTCGTTTTAAGcagaattttgtttaaaagattTCATTAAGAGCAAAATTTGCCAGTCTCTATATAGAAACAGGAAGAAGAATGCTGATGTTCTTTGTAGCATTTTAGTGAATATTGAAATCCAGTGATCAATGAAGGGGTGTGGTTCTGAACATGGCTGAGGCAGATTTTCCAACTCAAAAAAGAACTTCATTTTAGAAATGTGGTTTCTGTCTGTTAATCATCAAAATATTACTGCCCATGCTGCTTTTTTGATTCCTTCCTGTCCAAGGTTCTAATCGTAAGTGAACAATCTACAACAGATGTTTTGTGTAACTTAAGAAAAAGTTGTCTTTGCTAGGACCTGAACAGAAACAGCTTCTTAGTCTTTATGTAAATTTTCATTGTACCTATCAACATTATAAATTGGTTTGTCTCCATACAGTTAGATTAAACAGTTGAGTTTACCTTGCCTGTTACCATGTAAGTGGGGTATAGCTGGCAGCTGGCTGGGGGCGTGCTGTGGAGCATTGGTGCAATTAATCAGCACCCTCGTTGCCGCAGGGGTGAGTGGAATAGGGCAGGAAAAGAGAGTTTCTTAACCTTGTTTGTAGGAAATCTGTAAGGTGGCCTTTCTGATTTTAAAGTTCTGTAGATCTTGTGATgactctgatttttttgtggttgttgtaaaaggaaaaggagtaaCCACTTCAAACTTGCACAGGGATTCTTAGCAGAAGCTTGTCTGTCAGCAGCGCACAGAAATATTCAGGAACTCCTGGAGTTGCCTTTTGCTCTCTAAGCAAAATCTTACACTTACAAAAggtgaattttatttaaaagactATATACgggttaattttgttttttaaatgaaaaatatttaattttttcatgtaaGTATTTATGTTTGTACGTACTTAGCTGCGCACGGTGTCTTGCCTAGCTACATAAGGTAAGAGTGAAAGGAGGGAGTGCAATGTTGGTCTCCAGTGGCCCGAGATGGGTATGTCTGCTGTGTATCTGTAACTTCCAGGAAAATGAGTTAGCAGAAGCTTAGACAGTTTGGTATCAATGGAGAAATGTGTAGCATGTCAAAAGTCCATCCATTTTATGTGTTTATTGTAGGAATACCTGAGTTACAGATAAATTTTTGAAGGTATTACACTGTGTTTCTAACTGGCTTCATAAGATAACTCCAGCCATTGGATCAGCAGAGTAGCACATCAGCTAAGGCAGAATTCCTTTGGCAGACCATGGTTCAGGTAAAACTAATCTATGAGCATATAAATTAAATGCATGTTTCTCTTGGGGGACACTTCCCTCTTCCACAGCCCAGCAACGGAAACTGGCTCAGTTTAAACAATGCTCTGGGTGTTGAGAGGTCAGTTTGTTCTGTAGCTGAGGTGTATCATCAGATACTTTCAAtaaggcaaaaagaaaatggaagaatcTCTATACCATGGTGTTTGTATGTGTTTACCCAGTTGGTTGATGCTGTGGTGCAGTGTTGTTCTAATTCAGTCATGCACAGTTTGGATATATATGCCTGGCTGGCAGTAACAGGGAAAATTGATACTTCTTACAAGTTTACCATTTTGTGCCAAATCCTAGAAgataaaccttttttttaataacgtGTTTCTGAGAACAGTTTAGAAGTTACCATGATTCTAGGAATTATTTGGCTTTTGTTGTCTCTCGTAAGAGAGGTGACAGGTGAAAAACTTGCATGGCTGACATCCTGCACCAGATCTTTTGTCTGAGTAGAGGTAGACCTAGAAGGGAGGATTACATTTTGGCAAGGTCCTGTTATCTTGCAGGTTTGAGTCAAACATGGATGCTAGAAAGGACTTACCCATGTTTGTGCAAGTTACAAGAGACAGAATGGAATTCTTGTATTTCCCTTATTCCAGTTGTCTTAAAAGCACAAACTTAAAGCCTTCTAGTTTCACTGTTACTTTTTGATAAACTCAGTGATACCTGCATGCTCAAAATGCCTGGTGATCAAAGTTAAACATCTACTGCAATTGAATAGCAACAGCAAGGGAAGGAGAGTAATTGTGTTTGGGCTTCATTTGGCTGTTACATGAGGGGATTACACACAGTCTTTGAACAGTATGGGATTTTCATGGTagtttttccatctgctttttgCACTTACTGTTGTTTCATAGTGGAATGTAAATTTGATAATAAACATGTATAACATGccatttttcagtattttgctgATCTTCTGTGGTTTGTTCCAGATGTCTTCTCTGTTACAGTCTTCTATAACAAACCTAAATCCAGGCCTTTTTGTGGCTAAAATTTATAGTGATTATTATACTGAACACAAGCTTAGTGAAGTGAGTTGGTATCTGCAGAAGTGGTGGCTTTAGAAGCCAATAAATTGATTTAGACAATATTTAGGTGTTGAGCCTCACTTTAAATgaatctgttcatattttctagTACTGCAGGGGGTAgtagaaaatatgaacagattcACATTGTGCATGGGTGGTGCTTTGGGTTTTCCTCCCCTCTTTTACAGCAACTAGTGTGTTCCTCTATTGTAATAAGTTAGCTGAGACTCCATTTTCTTCACacaggaaaagccaattctttattcacaaAACTTACTTTACAGTTTTCACAGACCTCCTGTGCAACACCTATTGGCTGGTAGTTTTCTCACTACTTCAGTTTTTGTCAGGTGATCTGTGTGTACATGCTAAGATTCaggttgtttacatttttcctttatggGTTCTCATGGAACACATCTTACTGTTTACATAGATGCAGTTATTTTTCAACCCAAGAATTGGTTGTTATGTTAACGAACCTCTCACACCaagattgttttcacatgggaaCTGGCAAATTGCTTATCTACACTGAGAAGAGATGACAGGCTAACAATTTAATAGAGCAGGCCTGATTTTatgaggcctttcttttatCATTCTTCGACCTGTCAGAACATTCCCCTACATTACAGTGTTAGCACTGCAGCACTGGCTCACAGCACCACGGTGTTTTTTTCATCTCAGTAGCTGATCTTATGTGAGCCCTACAGCTTTGTGACAAATGGGGGTAGATATTGAAGCAGTTCGTGTACATGCTCAGCCCAGGAGggaatataaaatgttttaaggaGCTTTTCCTGTGCTTAGAACTAAGACTCAAAGATCAGCAAGGTAAGTGAACACAGGATAACTGGAGTTTTTCAACCATGAAGCTCTACCAGAGCAACTGATTTTCACTGTTGAGACTACTTACTCTGTGTAGAGGATACTCTGAAGCCCAGGTCACAGACAGATCCTGCCGAGGACGCCAGATGACAAATGCTGAACTTTATCTTAAGGTGTACCAAGACACTAAGAATGAATGATTCTAAGTGATGGGGACAAGTAACAAAACACACTGATGTGAGCTGATAACGTGCTATAAAATTTACAGCACTTCTCCCTTTATTTTGCAAAGGTTAGGCATAAAGTACATAAGGTTTTATAATGCTTGTCTTCTAAAAGTTGCCTTGCAAAGGTCCCTGATGAAAGCAATAGCAATGTGGTACTGGTAAGAGGACACCGAGTGTATCTTAGCCAGAAAACCACTGAGAGATCAGCTAAATAAATCAGACATAAATCAGAGACCATCTTTGATGCTCTCAAGTATAAAGTGTTAATACAAATTAATGTATTAGTACAAATTTCTTGAGGCTTTTTCTCCTCAGttgtattttcaattaaaaatacctGCTCTTCTGTTAAGAGCAGGCACTGAAAGTCTGTCGTGTTTGACTGTATTCTGAGCTGATACCAGCTAattccaggctgcagcagctctctctGCCATGCAGTTCCGTCCCATTTAGTTGGCAGGAAAGATGAGCCTCTTCCTCAGTGTGAAACTGGGCTGTGGCATCTGCTTCTTTGCGCCCCGCTCACAAGTTTTTTTGCTCACTTCTTGATTGACCGCTGTCAGGATGGTGAGAACATCTTCCCCTCTGCAAAGACACAAGCGCAGTTTGTATTAGGCTGTTAACATCACCAAAATAACATTATCACTATCTTGGTACACACCAGTGCTAACAGCTCCTGGTTTTAACAGGCTTCAGAGCACTTCCCTAAGTCACTCTGAACAGTTTGCACCGTGCTGCTCTGTCCTGAAAACATCACTGTTTTTACTCTGAGCGAGCATTCCCACTGCATATCATCTACCTCTGCATCTAAATCAAATTCCTGTCAtccaaaaggaaaattcaggTGTTGCCAAAAATAAGCTTATGGAAACATAGGTACCGAGGACAGCTGTACTCCAAGTGCTGGCACAGTGCCTGTATGTACCAGGTTCCCTCCCGAGTACTTCTGTAGGAGACGTAATCCTGCAGGGTGGCCATGCCCAGGAGGAAGTCTGGCTCCGCAGGGATGCAGTCCAGCTGAAACCTCGCATCTCGCACTACAGAAGCATCTTGCTCTCCAGAATCTGTTTCGATGGTCACACCTTTATGGAAAGCATCACCTTGGCAGGCCTGAATAAAAAAAACTTTTGGTTTTCCAGCAAGTGATTTGCAATTCTGTGCAGTGAAAGAAGTGGTCAGTTCCCGGATAGGTACTTCCTGCCCATCAACACCATATATAATGCCCTTCTTCCCATGAGACAGGATACAGCAAACAAAACAGTCCTTGTCCTCATGGTCTTTACCCTGGAAGCTCTTCACAGTTTTACGGATTTCTTCTGCAGTGAGGTCTCTGTATTCTTCAACTCTAAAATGAAGCTTGCTAAAGACATTCCTCAGAGCCGCTGGAAagcaaagagaagggaaattaaaaacatttcattacGTGAAAGTTGGACTCTGCAACTACAAATTGCATTTCTAGACATAACTGGTCATCTGCTACATGACTACGTCCACCCAGTTACATTCCTGGTCTGAAAATACTCTAGTAGTCTAATCACTAATCATATCTCTGCTGAGTTCCCTTAACTGTCATGAGAGGGTTTACTTGcttatttctgcatattttagAATTAGTATGCGTAAGGCTGATGCAAAGCTAGCCTCGCTTGTAAAGTCCAGGCTCAGGGCGCTGCTTAAGGTTGCAGTAACCTCACTGAAACTGCAAAATTCAAGTGAGTCATTCAGTGTCAGGCACTAAAAACTTGATGAGTTGATTAGGACTTGTCTGCACAGTAAACAGAGGCAACTGAGCCACTACAACAAAAGTAATTCTAAAAAGGGAAGAGTGAAATTCAGACCtttagaaagagaaacaagGTTTCTACTGTTAAAGATTCACAGTCATCTTTAACATCCACTGTACCTGCATCCACATCTGTCCCCTTCCGATCCTTCATGTGTTTGTGTTCCAGCACTCCTTCCCTAGCTTTTGCAAAATTGTGATTGTTCAGGATCAGGCACACTCCACAGGGTCGGCTGGTCATCTTGTAAGCTTCAAGCAGCTGAAAAGAAAGACTCCTGGTGAAACTCCTGCACTCACCtcgagctgctgctgagctgtaGGGAGTGGCAGAGCAGGGTACAGAGCTGGCTGACCTCCTCTCCAGGCAGCTCTCCCTCAACAGCTTTGTTCCCAGGGCgtggcagtgccctgccccaCTGCCTTTGGCAGTCTGTGCAGGACAGCACCCTGCTGGACAGTCGAAGTCAGGCTCAGCCCACGGGGTGCTCTGTTCACTCACATCTCTGCGCCAAGCCAGCTGCCAACTGCCTAATTCCTGGTGTCCAAACTCAGCCTACCTTGCTGCGCTTGCAGGTGTTTCTGAAGTGTGCCTGTGACACAGCTTCAGCTTAAAAGGATGCAGAGttgtgcatttttctttctctagaCAGAGCTTTTAACAGTTGGTCTTAGAACAAGTGTTCACTTCATGGAGAGGTGAGCTCTTCTAAGACAAAATGATGATGTTTTGAAGAAATAAACTAACTTACCTGGGAAGAATCATTAAAACTGCCAGGAGGATCAGGTGCTACAGATGACACCAGATGTCCCTCAGACTGTCTTGTACTGaccctctcttcctctgtgATGAGCATCTCTTCTTGGCCTGCAAAGCATTCACGATTAGTCCTCTACAATACCTGTACATCACTTCAAGAATAATTACAGGGAAGAggctgttttgttctgttttaccAAACAGGTTTAATCCAGCTTCAATTCTGTTCCACAGGCTGATGTTAATTTTTTCACAGAGACTCTTCAGCATACTTAGGTTGTCTTTCCCCAGAAGTCCCTTCTTCTCCATCTCAGTGAGAATGTCGAGCATTGTCTGGGTAATCAGAAAGGCAGTTTGCTCTTAGGGCACCTCCATGCTGCCACTGGGAGCAAAGCTTGCAGCATGCACACCTAAGTTTTAATGTAGTGACAGCACATG
It contains:
- the LOC120755171 gene encoding caspase-8-like, whose translation is MELPRGPLLAVINELDEAELAELKFLSRDHVPWRRLEAVRSPHDLFEALHEKGVLEAGNLAFLRELLYCIGRIDLLVAHLGSSREQVERELRAPGGARLPPLRYSLFQLYEDTTKDELMSFKLYLAEELPKSKLTRETTMLDILTEMEKKGLLGKDNLSMLKSLCEKINISLWNRIEAGLNLFGQEEMLITEEERVSTRQSEGHLVSSVAPDPPGSFNDSSQLLEAYKMTSRPCGVCLILNNHNFAKAREGVLEHKHMKDRKGTDVDAAALRNVFSKLHFRVEEYRDLTAEEIRKTVKSFQGKDHEDKDCFVCCILSHGKKGIIYGVDGQEVPIRELTTSFTAQNCKSLAGKPKVFFIQACQGDAFHKGVTIETDSGEQDASVVRDARFQLDCIPAEPDFLLGMATLQDYVSYRSTREGTWYIQALCQHLEYSCPRGEDVLTILTAVNQEVSKKTCERGAKKQMPQPSFTLRKRLIFPAN